Proteins encoded together in one Pantoea sp. CCBC3-3-1 window:
- a CDS encoding non-ribosomal peptide synthetase: MNNFYDDSEALIFPLSSSQRRLWTLAEINEADVSYNIPFALRCRGRFNHQALRQALTDIEQRHEILRTSYGIVDDIPMQRIHQPDDDLVLPLIRIEESQLGQRLEQDAAEPFNLQLAPVFRARVYQLSDEHHILSMVIHHIACDGWSVGILLRELSHYYNAHVANISPELSELPLQYADYAEWEEAELKRTASQVKVKEYDAPRAAYLPGCENQDPENISRGTVQQQFTADFVHQLNAHARERNTTLFVTLLTGFMALLNRLTQTDDVCVGFPVANRKRSELENMVGYFVNTLVIRDEIKPGESFDSLAERCGAAVLDAMEHEDASYEKLLKQTHRENTNSVPFTAMFAFQNTPSTALVFTDLQIQSIDLYPVQAKFDLTLLLKQEGDTLTATFEFRRERILPEVARAWMHCYQRLLAAEVSTPHEAIDRVPLADITPRSSLQKHPAPVDLCQQFELAATCYADRVAVSSDGQQLTYAELDRAANALAWRLRERGIGAGQQESLVGLSVERGPGLLVGILGILKAGGAYVPLDPVYPAERLSFLTANSGVRVVVADEAGLTAMAGQDVQRVGLAEGVSQTNAASAGVSPSDSADPAHNAPPPRSLHPQQAAYVIYTSGSTGQPKGCVVTHANVTRLFSATAHYAFSESDVWTLFHSYAFDFSVWEIWGALLHGGRLVVVPYLSSRDPEQFAQLLEEEAVTVLSQTPAAFRQLVAASARQTFPALRLVFFGGEALEPGSLRPWYARHGERVRLVNMYGITETTVHVTEHTLPAARVDQPAGAIGEALADLHVQVLDRYGEPVPLGVAGEMYVGGAGVTRGYLGRAALTAQRFVPDPWGAPGSRLYRSGDLARRLADGNLIYQGRADQQLKLRGFRIEPGEIEAALREEAGIRDAAVLLDTPEQGQPRLVAYVVGGDNPQALREALSKRLPEHMVPAVIMPLAQLPLTAHGKLDRRALPKPEIVVAGGEGARTEVEQTLARIWSEVLNIPEPGIDENFFALGGDSINSLQIVSRARAAGIVITPKQALLFTTIRKLSAVATPVKGSAALENKSRSLSGPLPTTPIVAWFQALTLPEPAHWNQSLALEITQPVAPALLARVLNAVGQHHDAFRLRLDYNRADSLSLAERSPEAFPLEICNPGSQAEMDAAILQAQQHLSLDNGPVARAVLIQRAEQADILVLVIHHIAIDAVSWHILLDDLDVALKQLLNNDPIALASVVTDLSDWGQHLQTAVKNSDPQPWLAMASRGYPSPFRHSVSVQGRNREEGLTVCKRTLSSESSALFLQLLAKGSEARASALLCAALWRVFGERSLAVTLEHNGRDAHSDADLSRTLGWFTSLYPFLFTGSQSELESAELLVELESSLLKLAPHKAEYGLLRWLGADEEVRATLDEADLPALSLNYLGSVPDQPEGKFVLRHDISSVDRAAGNIRAFTLDLVAVVIDGRLRFYWNFCRHVLKPEIVEAWADELQQHLQQLLAELTARPLLAADFPFSGLGQVQFDALVGQRRITDIYPLSPLQEGMLFHSVAEPEHHAYHEQAIATLERLDPELFIGAWKKLLSRHDILRTSFHWQDLPRPLQIVHAEAELPVNVFDWRGEDHRQRLAEFLQEDAENTFDLSASPLLRIMLARIDNDSWRWVCSYHHILMDGWSLPLLMGELVEIYQGMVAALPSDLPPPVQYGLHIEKLVNNTHRHSSELFWQKALAGLERPTLLSPRQQSGQAVYHELMVSPSPEWEQAVRQSAREAGVSLGNVFNAAWGILLALSGYGNDVVFGSTLSGREAGVADVDKMIGLFINTLPLRLRLRPEMSVRDLLHEARQYQANLQEHSHDRLVDVQRWSGMEGEGTLFDSVLVIENYPGGVPEDNGKGFRLAEFQYREHSNYPVTLAVLPDNGLKIKLDYNCATFDDEAAALLLTRLTDLIGKMAADADRKIGTLDLLTDAEQKQAQQVWNAGASAAVAPVLAHQMFEAVVARQPHAPALLQGDERYDYFRLNQQADTLAATLQQQGVGAESVVAVMLSRGPFAVISLLAILKAGGVYLPLDAEYPVERLDYMLRDSGAVMLLSDSAHSVSKLNALPNLLLLDDFDFTSQARPRSCDSLTADNLAYLIYTSGSTGKPKPVGVTHDGIANLRAETERMLGTGADARVYMQAPLSFDASVWEVMMALFGGGSLVLPESDAEGDVLDALHRAAERHQFTHVLVTPALLGLLSDYALPSLHTLIVGGDAAAPGMLAQWARSRRVFNAYGPSECTVCVAIEPCDVNTITPPLGLPLRGIAMYLLDCWGNPVPPGVSGEIFLGGESLARGYIGRPALTAAAFIPDRFSNVPGARLYRTGDTGIRLADGRIKYAGRLGGYAKLRGNRIDLNGVELLLQSHPAVREALAMIRTVENGQSLVAWVVTEGEVEPDALRNYMVEHAAAYEVPGAIVPLAKWPLTPAGKIDRNALPLPAATPRQASEGKALKPVETLLLQIWSQVLGRDDIDIHDDYFSLGGDSIIALQITSQARQEGWAVTPRMVLQHRTVAALAAMAGVLETNALEPEEAKVALAPIQHWFFAQNLPAVAHWNLSVRLALQHPLDPQLLQRALDELVRFHPALRLRFDSIAGVWHQRYVASTTVPLERLPAAHQQAAAREAELQSLLDLSEGPLLRAAYRDVGETGEAELLFIAHHLVMDTWSLRILIEDLASIYTSLHGGTPVRVLHEGTSYRQWSQWLNDRAADFRDQTRYWQTMLDAGAKPSALPQKGVVGDRRVLSAELDRETSAFLTGEAHQIWHSRGQELLLTALARAWHRWCGTHYLAIELETHGREEFHDVKMDLSRSVGWFTALFPLRIEAGNDWPGIVDNVKQTLRHIPSGGHGYGILRYLLKTPEICQLAAPSVSFNFLGDTAMSASSDMDIRLSRREAGPGQAACQRLPHALNVTVMLVAGRLRFSLAYADPAADSPMQALLNHYQDALHDLAEHCRLAEPVDLQSSDVSGVRLSETELSAILSDLTEDDE, from the coding sequence GTGAATAATTTTTACGATGACTCTGAAGCCCTGATATTTCCCTTGTCTTCATCACAACGGCGTCTCTGGACCCTGGCTGAAATAAATGAAGCGGACGTAAGTTATAACATTCCTTTTGCGCTACGCTGCCGGGGGCGGTTTAATCATCAGGCATTGCGTCAGGCATTAACCGATATAGAGCAGCGTCATGAAATTTTGCGCACAAGCTATGGGATAGTGGATGATATCCCGATGCAGCGCATCCATCAGCCCGACGACGACCTGGTGCTGCCGCTTATTCGCATCGAAGAATCCCAGCTCGGACAAAGGCTGGAGCAGGATGCAGCCGAACCTTTTAATCTTCAGCTCGCTCCGGTATTCCGTGCCCGTGTTTATCAGCTGAGTGACGAGCACCATATTCTTTCTATGGTGATCCACCATATTGCCTGCGATGGCTGGTCGGTCGGTATTCTGTTGCGTGAGCTGAGTCATTATTATAATGCCCATGTCGCTAACATATCGCCTGAACTCTCCGAACTCCCTCTGCAATATGCTGATTATGCCGAATGGGAAGAGGCGGAACTTAAGCGTACGGCATCTCAGGTAAAGGTAAAAGAATATGACGCCCCGCGTGCGGCTTATTTGCCCGGATGTGAAAATCAGGATCCAGAGAATATTAGCCGGGGTACAGTTCAGCAACAATTCACCGCAGATTTTGTGCATCAGCTTAATGCTCACGCTCGTGAACGTAATACCACTTTATTTGTCACCCTGCTGACTGGCTTTATGGCGCTGTTAAATCGGTTAACCCAAACCGATGACGTCTGTGTCGGTTTTCCGGTTGCCAACAGAAAGCGCAGCGAGCTTGAAAATATGGTGGGGTATTTCGTTAATACGCTGGTTATCCGCGATGAGATCAAGCCGGGAGAGAGTTTTGACAGCCTGGCGGAACGCTGTGGGGCCGCCGTCCTTGACGCAATGGAACATGAAGATGCCAGCTATGAGAAGCTGCTGAAGCAGACCCATCGTGAAAATACCAACAGCGTGCCTTTTACCGCGATGTTTGCTTTCCAGAACACGCCTTCGACCGCGCTTGTTTTCACCGATCTGCAAATCCAGTCAATCGATCTCTATCCGGTTCAGGCCAAATTTGATTTAACGCTGCTGCTGAAGCAGGAAGGCGACACGCTGACAGCGACTTTCGAGTTTCGCCGCGAGCGGATTTTGCCTGAAGTCGCCCGTGCCTGGATGCATTGCTATCAACGCTTATTAGCAGCGGAAGTCTCTACGCCGCATGAGGCGATCGATCGCGTACCGCTGGCGGACATTACGCCGCGCTCGTCTTTGCAAAAACACCCGGCTCCGGTTGATTTATGCCAGCAATTTGAACTGGCAGCAACGTGCTACGCCGATCGGGTGGCGGTCAGCAGCGACGGCCAGCAGCTCACCTATGCCGAACTTGACCGGGCGGCCAACGCGCTGGCATGGCGGCTGCGCGAGCGGGGGATCGGCGCCGGACAGCAGGAAAGCCTGGTCGGGCTGAGCGTGGAGCGCGGTCCCGGCCTGCTGGTCGGTATCCTCGGCATTCTCAAGGCAGGCGGGGCGTACGTGCCGCTGGATCCGGTTTATCCGGCTGAACGCCTCTCCTTCCTGACCGCTAACAGCGGCGTCCGGGTGGTGGTGGCTGACGAAGCGGGCCTGACGGCGATGGCCGGGCAGGATGTACAACGGGTCGGGCTGGCGGAAGGCGTGAGCCAGACGAATGCAGCGTCGGCGGGCGTGAGCCCGTCGGACAGCGCCGATCCTGCGCACAACGCGCCGCCGCCGCGCTCCCTGCATCCGCAGCAGGCGGCGTACGTTATCTACACCTCCGGTTCCACCGGCCAGCCCAAGGGCTGCGTGGTGACGCATGCCAACGTGACGCGGCTGTTTAGCGCCACCGCGCATTATGCGTTCAGCGAGTCGGACGTCTGGACGCTGTTCCACTCATACGCCTTTGATTTCTCAGTCTGGGAGATCTGGGGCGCGCTGCTGCACGGCGGACGGCTGGTGGTGGTGCCTTACCTGAGCAGCCGTGACCCGGAACAGTTTGCACAGCTGCTGGAAGAGGAGGCGGTGACGGTGCTGAGCCAGACGCCGGCGGCCTTCCGCCAGCTGGTTGCCGCTTCTGCCCGTCAGACCTTTCCGGCGCTGCGGCTGGTCTTCTTCGGTGGCGAGGCGCTGGAGCCGGGCAGCCTGCGGCCGTGGTACGCGCGGCACGGTGAGCGGGTGCGGCTGGTGAATATGTACGGCATTACCGAAACCACCGTACACGTTACTGAACATACACTCCCGGCGGCCCGCGTCGACCAACCGGCAGGCGCGATCGGCGAAGCGCTGGCGGATCTGCACGTTCAGGTGCTGGACCGCTACGGCGAGCCGGTGCCTTTGGGCGTGGCGGGCGAAATGTACGTGGGCGGCGCGGGCGTGACGCGGGGCTATCTGGGCCGCGCGGCGCTGACGGCGCAGCGTTTTGTGCCGGACCCCTGGGGTGCGCCAGGCTCAAGGCTTTACCGCTCGGGCGACCTGGCGCGGCGGCTGGCGGACGGAAACCTGATCTATCAGGGGCGTGCGGACCAGCAGCTGAAGCTGCGCGGATTCCGTATCGAACCGGGCGAGATCGAAGCGGCGCTGCGTGAAGAAGCGGGCATCCGCGACGCGGCGGTGCTGCTGGACACGCCGGAGCAGGGCCAGCCTCGGCTGGTGGCTTACGTGGTGGGCGGAGACAATCCGCAGGCGTTGCGTGAGGCGCTCTCAAAGCGTCTGCCGGAACATATGGTGCCTGCGGTGATAATGCCGCTGGCGCAGCTGCCGCTGACCGCGCACGGCAAGCTCGACCGCCGGGCGCTGCCAAAGCCAGAAATCGTGGTTGCGGGCGGAGAGGGCGCACGGACGGAAGTGGAACAGACGCTGGCGCGGATCTGGAGCGAGGTGCTGAATATTCCTGAGCCGGGCATTGACGAAAACTTCTTCGCGCTGGGCGGTGACAGTATTAACTCACTGCAAATCGTCTCCAGAGCAAGAGCCGCCGGAATTGTCATCACGCCTAAACAGGCGCTGCTTTTCACCACGATCCGCAAGCTTTCAGCCGTAGCCACCCCGGTTAAAGGAAGCGCGGCTCTGGAGAACAAGAGCCGCAGCCTGTCGGGTCCTTTACCGACCACGCCGATTGTCGCCTGGTTCCAGGCGCTGACCCTACCCGAGCCTGCCCACTGGAACCAGTCGCTGGCGCTGGAGATTACCCAGCCGGTTGCGCCAGCCTTACTCGCACGCGTGCTGAATGCGGTGGGGCAGCATCACGACGCCTTCAGGCTGCGCCTGGATTACAACCGTGCAGACAGCCTCTCTCTGGCAGAACGTTCGCCGGAAGCTTTCCCCCTCGAAATCTGCAACCCAGGCTCGCAGGCGGAGATGGACGCGGCAATCCTTCAGGCGCAACAGCATCTCTCACTGGATAACGGTCCTGTTGCCCGCGCAGTGCTGATCCAGCGTGCAGAGCAGGCGGACATTCTGGTGCTGGTCATCCACCATATTGCGATTGACGCGGTTTCCTGGCACATCCTGCTGGACGATCTTGATGTCGCTTTAAAACAGCTGCTTAACAATGATCCGATTGCACTTGCATCGGTGGTCACTGACCTTTCGGACTGGGGGCAGCATCTCCAGACGGCGGTAAAAAATAGCGATCCGCAACCCTGGCTGGCAATGGCGTCCCGGGGCTATCCTTCTCCCTTCCGTCATTCGGTAAGTGTGCAGGGGCGAAACAGAGAAGAGGGGCTGACGGTCTGTAAACGCACTTTATCGTCTGAGAGCAGCGCGTTATTCCTCCAGCTGTTGGCTAAAGGCAGCGAAGCGCGTGCTTCCGCCCTGTTGTGCGCCGCGCTGTGGCGGGTATTTGGCGAGCGCTCGCTGGCCGTAACGCTGGAACACAATGGCCGTGATGCCCACAGCGACGCGGACCTTTCCCGCACTCTCGGCTGGTTTACCAGCTTGTATCCTTTCCTTTTCACCGGCTCGCAGTCTGAGCTGGAGTCGGCGGAGCTGCTGGTCGAGCTGGAATCCTCGCTGCTGAAGCTGGCACCGCATAAAGCAGAATATGGCCTGCTCCGCTGGCTGGGCGCTGATGAAGAGGTTCGCGCCACGCTTGATGAGGCCGATCTGCCTGCATTAAGTCTGAACTATCTGGGCAGCGTGCCTGACCAGCCGGAAGGGAAGTTTGTGCTGCGTCACGATATCAGCAGCGTCGACCGCGCCGCCGGGAACATCCGGGCCTTTACCCTGGATCTGGTGGCGGTGGTGATCGACGGCAGGCTAAGATTTTACTGGAACTTCTGTCGTCACGTTCTCAAACCGGAAATTGTTGAGGCGTGGGCTGACGAGCTGCAACAGCACTTGCAGCAATTGCTCGCCGAGCTGACTGCCCGGCCGTTACTGGCGGCGGACTTCCCTTTTTCCGGCCTCGGACAGGTTCAGTTTGACGCGCTGGTCGGCCAGCGCCGCATCACGGATATCTATCCTTTATCGCCTTTGCAGGAAGGGATGCTGTTCCATAGCGTCGCCGAGCCGGAGCACCACGCTTATCACGAGCAGGCCATCGCCACGCTTGAACGGCTGGACCCGGAACTGTTCATTGGCGCATGGAAAAAATTACTCTCCAGGCACGATATTTTACGCACCAGTTTTCACTGGCAGGATCTCCCGCGTCCTTTGCAAATCGTGCATGCAGAGGCTGAACTGCCAGTTAACGTGTTCGACTGGCGCGGCGAAGATCATCGCCAGCGGCTTGCCGAATTTTTGCAGGAAGATGCCGAAAACACCTTTGATTTAAGCGCTTCTCCTCTGCTGCGCATCATGCTTGCCCGAATCGATAACGACAGCTGGCGCTGGGTATGCAGCTATCACCACATTTTAATGGACGGCTGGTCCCTGCCTTTATTGATGGGTGAGCTGGTTGAAATCTATCAGGGAATGGTTGCGGCATTGCCGTCAGACCTTCCGCCGCCCGTACAATATGGTCTTCATATTGAAAAGCTCGTTAACAACACCCACCGCCACAGCAGCGAGCTGTTCTGGCAAAAGGCGCTGGCGGGCCTTGAGCGGCCTACGCTGCTAAGTCCTCGTCAGCAGTCGGGCCAGGCCGTTTACCATGAGCTGATGGTATCGCCATCGCCAGAGTGGGAGCAGGCCGTACGCCAGTCAGCACGCGAGGCTGGCGTCTCGCTGGGCAACGTCTTCAATGCCGCCTGGGGGATTTTGCTGGCGCTCTCCGGCTACGGCAACGACGTGGTCTTTGGCAGCACGCTTTCAGGCCGCGAGGCGGGCGTGGCCGACGTTGATAAAATGATTGGGCTGTTCATCAACACCTTACCGTTACGGCTGCGCTTGCGCCCCGAGATGAGCGTGCGCGATTTACTGCACGAGGCCAGGCAATATCAGGCGAATTTGCAGGAGCACAGCCACGACAGGCTGGTTGACGTGCAGCGCTGGAGCGGTATGGAAGGGGAAGGAACGCTGTTTGACAGCGTTCTGGTGATTGAAAACTACCCCGGCGGCGTGCCGGAAGATAATGGCAAAGGCTTCCGTTTAGCCGAATTCCAGTATCGGGAGCATTCGAATTATCCAGTCACCCTGGCGGTGCTTCCCGATAACGGCCTGAAAATCAAGCTCGACTACAACTGCGCCACCTTTGATGACGAAGCGGCAGCCCTGCTGCTGACGCGTTTAACCGATCTGATCGGCAAAATGGCTGCCGATGCGGACCGTAAAATTGGCACCCTGGATCTGCTGACTGATGCTGAGCAGAAACAGGCTCAGCAGGTGTGGAATGCGGGGGCGTCAGCCGCTGTCGCGCCGGTGCTGGCGCACCAGATGTTTGAAGCCGTTGTTGCCCGCCAGCCGCACGCGCCCGCGCTGTTACAAGGGGATGAGCGGTACGATTATTTCCGGCTTAATCAACAGGCCGACACGCTGGCGGCGACGTTACAGCAGCAGGGCGTTGGCGCTGAATCGGTGGTCGCGGTGATGCTGTCGCGCGGACCTTTTGCCGTCATCTCGCTGCTGGCGATCCTGAAAGCGGGCGGCGTCTATCTGCCGCTGGATGCGGAATATCCTGTCGAACGTCTCGACTACATGCTGCGGGACAGCGGCGCTGTGATGCTACTCAGTGACAGTGCGCACTCCGTCAGCAAGCTTAATGCCTTACCAAACTTGCTGCTGCTGGACGATTTTGATTTCACCTCGCAGGCCCGGCCTCGCTCCTGCGACAGCCTGACCGCCGACAATCTGGCTTATCTGATTTATACCTCGGGTTCCACCGGCAAACCCAAGCCGGTTGGGGTTACTCATGACGGTATTGCCAATCTGCGGGCAGAAACCGAGCGCATGCTGGGCACCGGTGCCGACGCCCGGGTCTATATGCAGGCTCCGCTGAGTTTCGATGCCTCGGTCTGGGAAGTGATGATGGCGCTGTTCGGCGGAGGGTCGCTGGTTCTGCCTGAAAGCGATGCTGAAGGCGATGTGCTTGATGCGCTACACCGCGCGGCTGAACGTCACCAGTTTACTCACGTACTTGTCACGCCCGCATTGCTGGGCCTGCTGTCTGATTATGCGTTACCGAGCCTGCATACGCTGATTGTTGGTGGCGACGCGGCGGCACCCGGCATGTTGGCGCAGTGGGCGCGAAGCAGACGGGTTTTCAATGCCTACGGACCTTCGGAGTGCACGGTCTGCGTGGCGATTGAGCCATGCGACGTCAACACGATCACGCCGCCTCTGGGGCTGCCGCTACGGGGCATTGCCATGTATCTGCTCGATTGCTGGGGCAATCCTGTTCCACCAGGCGTCAGCGGCGAAATTTTCCTCGGCGGAGAAAGCCTGGCCCGTGGCTATATCGGACGGCCCGCGTTGACGGCCGCCGCGTTTATACCGGATCGCTTCAGCAACGTTCCCGGCGCACGGCTGTACCGCACCGGCGACACCGGGATCCGCCTGGCGGATGGCCGCATCAAGTACGCCGGGCGGCTCGGCGGCTATGCCAAACTTCGGGGCAACCGCATCGATCTTAATGGGGTGGAACTGCTGTTGCAGAGTCATCCTGCCGTACGGGAAGCGTTGGCGATGATCCGCACCGTGGAGAACGGCCAGTCTCTGGTCGCCTGGGTGGTGACTGAAGGGGAGGTGGAACCTGATGCGCTGCGCAATTACATGGTTGAACATGCGGCAGCCTATGAAGTGCCTGGCGCCATCGTACCCTTAGCAAAATGGCCGCTAACCCCGGCGGGGAAAATCGATCGTAACGCGTTACCGCTTCCGGCAGCCACGCCTCGCCAGGCCTCTGAGGGTAAGGCGCTCAAGCCTGTAGAAACCCTCCTCCTGCAAATCTGGTCGCAGGTCCTTGGGCGTGATGACATCGACATTCATGACGATTATTTCTCCCTGGGCGGCGATTCGATTATCGCGCTGCAAATCACCTCGCAGGCTCGTCAGGAAGGCTGGGCGGTAACGCCGAGAATGGTATTACAGCATCGAACCGTGGCGGCGCTCGCCGCGATGGCAGGCGTACTTGAAACCAACGCGCTTGAGCCTGAAGAGGCGAAGGTAGCACTGGCACCCATCCAGCACTGGTTTTTTGCCCAAAACTTACCGGCTGTAGCGCACTGGAATCTGAGCGTGCGCCTGGCGCTACAGCACCCGCTGGACCCGCAGCTGCTTCAGCGGGCGCTTGATGAGCTGGTCCGGTTCCATCCGGCGCTGCGCCTGCGTTTTGACAGCATTGCGGGCGTCTGGCATCAGCGTTACGTTGCCTCAACAACGGTTCCCCTTGAGCGCCTGCCGGCTGCTCATCAGCAGGCGGCGGCAAGAGAAGCAGAGCTGCAATCTCTGCTCGATCTCTCTGAAGGCCCGCTGCTGCGCGCGGCGTATCGTGATGTTGGTGAAACGGGCGAAGCGGAACTGCTGTTTATCGCCCACCATCTGGTAATGGATACCTGGTCATTACGGATCCTGATTGAAGACCTGGCGTCGATTTATACCTCGTTGCACGGTGGCACGCCGGTCAGGGTGCTGCATGAAGGCACAAGTTACCGGCAGTGGTCACAGTGGCTGAACGATCGTGCCGCTGATTTCCGCGACCAAACCCGCTACTGGCAAACCATGCTGGATGCCGGTGCCAAACCCTCAGCGCTGCCGCAAAAAGGCGTGGTCGGCGATCGCCGGGTGCTGTCCGCCGAGCTGGACAGAGAAACCAGCGCGTTCCTCACTGGCGAAGCTCATCAAATCTGGCACAGCCGTGGACAAGAACTGCTTTTGACCGCGCTGGCCCGAGCGTGGCATCGCTGGTGTGGCACCCATTACCTGGCTATCGAGCTGGAAACCCACGGACGTGAAGAATTTCATGACGTCAAAATGGACCTCTCGCGTAGCGTCGGCTGGTTTACCGCGCTGTTCCCACTGCGTATTGAAGCGGGCAACGACTGGCCGGGGATCGTCGATAACGTCAAGCAGACTCTGCGCCATATCCCTTCCGGCGGTCACGGTTACGGCATTTTACGTTATCTGCTTAAAACCCCCGAAATTTGCCAACTGGCAGCGCCGTCGGTCAGCTTTAACTTCTTAGGCGATACGGCGATGTCGGCATCGTCCGACATGGATATCCGGCTGTCCCGACGCGAAGCCGGACCCGGTCAGGCCGCCTGTCAGCGCCTGCCACACGCCCTGAACGTAACCGTGATGCTCGTCGCGGGTCGGCTGCGGTTCTCGTTGGCGTATGCCGACCCCGCGGCCGATTCACCGATGCAGGCATTGTTAAATCATTACCAGGATGCCCTGCACGATTTGGCCGAACATTGTCGCCTCGCCGAGCCGGTTGACCTTCAGAGCAGCGATGTCTCCGGGGTTCGTCTCAGTGAAACA